A genomic window from Silene latifolia isolate original U9 population chromosome Y, ASM4854445v1, whole genome shotgun sequence includes:
- the LOC141631888 gene encoding RNA-directed DNA methylation 4-like produces the protein MQHIETVGRSEDGIDFVNSYVEGSPEVDDDSKLTAINKQGRRTLLSHSELAKSARFKQIWKRRTHDNESVHDEALGEVCRVYDVVRVDMEPMEETSTTQEKQDEISEEDQEALSKFLPLLRECIPTAAKEIESDFSCQASKQGSIDEYVYDLYAVKEEVDEVEVSYPFPLVQLDDDDQYYEVLIIRTAKLMIQMASSVGYIHGG, from the exons ATGCAACACATTGAGACAGTTGGCCGCTCTGAGGATGGCATTGACTTTGTCAATTCCTATGTG GAAGGCAGCCCTGAGGTAGACGATGACTCCAAGCTCACAGCTATCAATAAACAAGGAAGGCGGACCCTCCTCTCTCACAGT GAACTAGCAAAAAGTGCACGCTTTAAGCAAATATGGAAGCGTAGAACACATGATAATGAGTCTGTTCATGATGAAGCGCTGGGTGAAGTATGCCGTGTTTATGATGTTGTTCGTGTTGACATGGAGCCGATGGAGGAGACCTCTACAACCCAAGAAAAGCAGGA TGAGATATCTGAGGAAGATCAGGAAGCACTAAGTAAATTCTTACCTCTGTTAAGGGAGTGTATTCCTACTGCCGCTAAGGAAATAGAATCTGATTTCTCTTGTCAAGCTTCTAAACAAG GTTCCATTGATGAGTACGTCTACGACCTCTATGCTGTGAAGGAAGAGGTTGATGAAGTAGAGGTGTCTTACCCTTTTCCGCT GGTAcaacttgatgatgatgatcaatATTATGAGGTCCTGATAATTCGGACTGCGAAACTGATGATTCAAATGGCATCATCTGTTGGATATATACATGGTGGTTGA